TCACGGCGCTGAACTCGCTGTCCTCGGCGATCAGCAAATCCCTCGATCTCACCGAGATCCTCGAGGATTCCCTCGTCGTCATCATGGAAGCGAGCGGCAGCCTCTACGGCGAGATGCTGCTCTACCAGGAGGAGAACAAGACTTTTCAGGTAGCCGCCTTCCGCGGCGACCGAGGCATCGAGCCCACCAGTAGAGCGCTCTCCTTCGAAGAGTGCGAGCTCGCCGTCAACGTTCTCGAAAGCGGCGAGCCGCGGCTCGCCGAGTCGCTGAAGAAGGAGCCGAGACTGGCGGGTCTCCTCGAAGGCGTCAATGACCTGGGCGCCGTTGCCGGCGTGCCTCTCCGGAGCAAGAACCGCGTGCTCGGAGTGATGCAGCTCGCCATCGGCGAGCGGCAGCTCTTCCCCACGTTCGACTTCGACCTGTTCACCTCCATCGGCAACCAGGTCGGCATGGCGGCCGAGAACGCGCTTCTCTTCCAGAGGACGCTCCGGCAGTCCAAGGAGATCAAGGTCCTCAACAACATCGCCCGCATCATCTCCAGCAGCCTCCAGATCGAAGAGGTATTCGACGCTTTCGCCCACGAGATGAAGAAGCTCGTGGCTTTCGACCGGCTCTCGGTCGCTTTTCTCGACCCTTCGGGAAGCTACCTGCGTATCTTCGCTTCCGGGGCTCGCGCGGATTCGGGCTGGGGAATGGAATCGCTCCTCCCCCTGGTGGGAACGGGACCCGGCTGGGTCGTGCTGAACGAGAGGCACTTCATCCATGACGACACCAAGGCCCACCAGCGTTTCATCGAGGACCAGTTCCTCTGCGAGGACGGCATCCGCTCCTACATCCTCCTGCCTCTCGAATCACGCCGGCGGATCATCGGATCGTTCGGCCTCGGCTCTCGTCGCGAGTTCGCCTTCTCCGACAAGGACCTTCCGCTCCTGAGCCAGCTCTCGAAACAGATCTCGGTCGCCATCGACAACGTCAGCCTCTACCAGCGGACGAAGGAGAACTCGATCCTCGACGACGTGAGCTCGCTGTTCAACCTGCGCTACTTCCATCAGGCGCTCGAGCGCGAGCTGAAGCTCGTCATTCGTCACAAGTCCCGCCTGAGCCTGCTGTTCATCGACCTCGACAACTTCAAGAACATCAACGACACCCACGGACATCTTCGGGGGACCAAGGTGCTCCGCGAAGT
This genomic interval from Vicinamibacteria bacterium contains the following:
- a CDS encoding diguanylate cyclase produces the protein MAKPSLHSFRGDRPDFSGWQFRSAFEKLGVATFFFDATNRLCLDANKEAERLTGYERKELLDLRLEDLHPRHAKGRAVEHFQRFSNPEGFSYDDIALETKEQGSLPVAVRGVVLGFDDGKVVLVQCRDLSEERLLQREVLFQNHKLTALNSLSSAISKSLDLTEILEDSLVVIMEASGSLYGEMLLYQEENKTFQVAAFRGDRGIEPTSRALSFEECELAVNVLESGEPRLAESLKKEPRLAGLLEGVNDLGAVAGVPLRSKNRVLGVMQLAIGERQLFPTFDFDLFTSIGNQVGMAAENALLFQRTLRQSKEIKVLNNIARIISSSLQIEEVFDAFAHEMKKLVAFDRLSVAFLDPSGSYLRIFASGARADSGWGMESLLPLVGTGPGWVVLNERHFIHDDTKAHQRFIEDQFLCEDGIRSYILLPLESRRRIIGSFGLGSRREFAFSDKDLPLLSQLSKQISVAIDNVSLYQRTKENSILDDVSSLFNLRYFHQALERELKLVIRHKSRLSLLFIDLDNFKNINDTHGHLRGTKVLREVGFLLRAAIRETDIAARYGGDEFVVILPDTDAKQAKRLGERMRQLILRTTFLKEEGINSRLGASIGLATFPSEAPTKEELIHLADERMYRDKEENRAKPIPRET